In Marinobacter sp. LQ44, the following are encoded in one genomic region:
- a CDS encoding HD-GYP domain-containing protein: MDSLIRIAPGALTIGRPLPWDVFDADGNVLLRQGYVIQTNTQLEQLFERGRFKPRKIERKKEKIQEDQRQRNPFADYADLLATLEATLNAITSEDPSAQKRLLGLARMLERTCQEAPEASLALVHLYSIGPTIHEQILFYGILCHFTAKAFGLDEKRTSVLTAAALTANLALVPVADQLNASTRVLTDDQRAVIRKHPHRSIQALTSAGITNKLLLKIIAQHHEQADGSGYPDGLSGTDILPEAEILALSERYVAMITKRAYRNRMTITAARKLIATLGDGKVRPAIPRSLLQVLSEYPPGMLVRLDNNEVGVVTGRAVRARGPFVKAIFGPRGNRYSGTFERDTSIPEYNIQSPEEPEEMPSMDFSLLWGFRN; encoded by the coding sequence TTGGATTCACTCATTCGCATCGCCCCTGGGGCATTGACCATAGGCCGCCCATTACCCTGGGATGTTTTCGACGCCGATGGAAACGTCTTGCTGCGTCAGGGCTATGTTATCCAGACCAATACCCAACTGGAGCAATTGTTTGAGCGGGGCCGGTTCAAACCCCGGAAAATCGAACGGAAAAAGGAAAAGATTCAGGAGGACCAACGGCAGCGTAACCCGTTTGCCGACTACGCTGACCTGCTGGCCACCCTGGAAGCAACCCTAAACGCCATCACCAGCGAAGATCCGTCTGCGCAAAAACGCTTGCTGGGGCTGGCGCGAATGCTAGAGCGCACCTGTCAGGAAGCCCCGGAAGCCAGCCTGGCCCTGGTGCATCTGTACTCCATCGGCCCCACCATTCACGAACAGATTCTTTTCTACGGCATTCTTTGCCACTTCACCGCCAAGGCATTTGGGCTGGATGAAAAACGTACCAGTGTGCTGACCGCGGCGGCCCTGACCGCCAACCTGGCACTGGTACCGGTGGCCGACCAGCTAAATGCCTCCACCCGCGTACTCACCGACGACCAGCGGGCGGTTATCCGCAAACACCCGCACCGCAGCATCCAGGCACTGACCTCCGCCGGCATCACCAATAAACTGTTGCTTAAAATCATCGCCCAGCATCACGAGCAGGCCGATGGCTCCGGCTATCCAGACGGATTAAGTGGCACTGATATTCTGCCAGAGGCGGAAATTCTGGCTCTGTCAGAACGTTATGTGGCGATGATCACCAAGCGCGCCTACCGCAACCGAATGACCATCACCGCTGCCCGCAAATTGATTGCCACCCTCGGTGACGGCAAGGTCCGCCCTGCCATTCCACGGTCACTGTTGCAAGTGCTCAGCGAATACCCGCCCGGCATGCTGGTGCGACTCGACAATAACGAAGTCGGCGTGGTGACCGGCCGCGCCGTCAGGGCCAGGGGACCGTTTGTCAAAGCGATTTTCGGGCCTCGGGGCAACCGCTACAGCGGGACGTTTGAACGCGACACCAGCATTCCCGAATACAACATCCAGAGCCCCGAAGAGCCAGAAGAAATGCCCTCCATGGATTTCAGCCTGCTCTGGGGCTTTCGCAACTGA
- a CDS encoding MATE family efflux transporter, translating to MDENHQPLPEARQPLVRRTLAEWRTLAILGGPILIAQVAQMANGVIDTVMAGHASARDLAAVGIGSSLWMPLFLFFMGMLGALQPIISGYNGARQHSKIMPATWQGIYIAAGGTVIMALLLTNVHPVLAMLKMDTETAGITQGYLNAFAWGIPALLLMNALRGLTDGLGHTRVIMAFSVLSTLINLPLNYIFIYGKLGLPAMGGVGCGWATSLSNGTAAIALLIYLNRSRTFRQFHLLADWVKPNWRGIRYILGIGVPIGFTIFVEASMFSVIALFLAPLGPVIVAGHQIALNVVSLLFMLPLSIGMALTLRVSFLVGARAPDTARLISRSSLILASAVALIFATLLFVFSAQIAALYTGDQAVRDVTIRLLAFAAMFQVADVIQVTCISALRGYKDTRIPMFIMLFSFWGVGLPLGYVLTFTDLLWPALGAAGFWVGLTAGLTSASVLLGWRLFRYRPGNHHHGEPDSRTSVQAGSATN from the coding sequence ATGGACGAAAACCACCAACCGTTACCCGAAGCCCGACAGCCCCTTGTTCGCCGCACGCTGGCGGAATGGAGAACCCTGGCCATTCTGGGCGGGCCGATCCTGATTGCCCAGGTGGCACAGATGGCCAATGGGGTTATTGATACCGTTATGGCGGGCCACGCCAGCGCTCGGGATTTGGCCGCGGTAGGCATTGGCAGCAGCCTGTGGATGCCACTATTCCTGTTTTTCATGGGCATGCTGGGGGCGCTGCAACCGATCATTTCCGGCTACAACGGTGCCCGGCAGCACTCGAAGATCATGCCGGCCACCTGGCAGGGCATTTACATCGCAGCCGGCGGCACGGTGATCATGGCGTTGTTGCTGACCAACGTACACCCGGTACTGGCGATGCTGAAGATGGATACAGAGACTGCCGGCATCACCCAGGGATACCTGAACGCCTTCGCCTGGGGCATTCCAGCCCTGCTTCTTATGAACGCTCTGCGGGGACTCACTGACGGCCTCGGCCACACCCGGGTAATCATGGCTTTCTCTGTACTCAGCACGCTGATCAACCTGCCGCTGAACTACATCTTCATTTACGGCAAGCTAGGCCTGCCCGCCATGGGCGGTGTGGGCTGCGGCTGGGCGACATCGCTGTCCAACGGGACGGCCGCCATTGCCTTACTGATCTACCTGAACCGGAGCCGTACCTTCCGCCAGTTTCACCTGCTGGCCGACTGGGTGAAGCCCAACTGGCGGGGAATTCGCTACATTCTGGGTATCGGCGTGCCGATTGGCTTCACCATTTTTGTCGAAGCCAGCATGTTTTCGGTCATTGCCCTGTTCCTGGCGCCCCTGGGGCCGGTGATCGTGGCGGGACATCAGATTGCGCTGAACGTGGTGTCGTTGTTGTTCATGCTACCGCTGAGCATAGGCATGGCACTGACGCTGCGGGTGAGTTTTCTGGTGGGTGCCCGGGCGCCGGATACCGCCCGGCTGATTTCCCGTAGCTCGCTCATCCTGGCCTCGGCGGTTGCCCTGATCTTTGCCACGTTGCTGTTTGTGTTCTCCGCACAGATCGCCGCACTCTACACCGGCGACCAGGCCGTGCGGGATGTCACCATTCGCCTGCTGGCGTTTGCCGCCATGTTCCAGGTTGCTGATGTGATTCAGGTAACCTGCATCAGTGCGCTCAGGGGCTATAAGGACACCCGCATTCCCATGTTCATTATGCTGTTTTCGTTCTGGGGGGTTGGCCTGCCACTGGGCTACGTTCTGACCTTTACAGACCTGCTTTGGCCGGCGTTGGGAGCGGCGGGGTTCTGGGTGGGGCTGACGGCGGGGCTGACCTCCGCCAGTGTTTTGCTGGGTTGGCGATTGTTCCGCTACCGGCCCGGAAACCACCATCACGGCGAACCCGACAGCCGGACTTCAGTTCAAGCCGGTTCGGCCACCAACTGA
- a CDS encoding MetQ/NlpA family ABC transporter substrate-binding protein, giving the protein MNLKKTLVAIAAVATFSSAAVAEKLSVAATPVPHAELLEFVKPALAEQGVELDVKVFTDYVQPNIQVDQKRMDANFFQHQPYLDEFNSGRGTNLVTVAGIHVEPFGAYSSKISSLDELKDRAVVAIPNDPTNGGRALLLLQEAGLITLKDESKITATPRDIADNPKRLNFRELEAATLPRILNQVDMALINTNYALEAGLNPSEDAMVIEGAESPYVNILVARPDNKDSDAMQKLANALKSDAVREFIKEKYEGAVVPAF; this is encoded by the coding sequence ATGAATCTGAAGAAAACTCTGGTAGCCATCGCTGCCGTAGCAACTTTCTCCTCTGCTGCTGTTGCAGAGAAACTGTCCGTAGCCGCTACTCCGGTCCCCCATGCTGAGCTGCTGGAATTTGTGAAGCCGGCGCTGGCCGAACAAGGTGTTGAGCTGGATGTGAAAGTCTTCACCGACTACGTACAGCCCAACATCCAGGTTGACCAGAAGCGGATGGACGCCAACTTCTTCCAGCACCAGCCGTACCTGGACGAATTCAACAGCGGCCGTGGCACCAACCTGGTCACCGTTGCCGGCATCCACGTTGAGCCCTTCGGTGCCTACTCCAGCAAAATCAGCTCCCTCGACGAACTGAAAGATCGTGCCGTAGTGGCCATCCCCAACGACCCCACCAACGGCGGCCGCGCCCTGCTGCTGCTTCAGGAAGCCGGCCTGATCACCCTGAAAGACGAAAGCAAAATCACCGCCACACCCCGTGACATTGCCGACAACCCCAAGCGCCTGAACTTCCGCGAACTGGAAGCCGCTACCCTGCCGCGTATCCTGAACCAGGTCGACATGGCCCTGATCAACACCAACTACGCCCTGGAAGCCGGCCTGAACCCGTCTGAAGATGCCATGGTGATTGAAGGTGCCGAGTCCCCTTACGTAAACATCCTGGTTGCCCGCCCGGACAACAAGGACAGCGACGCCATGCAGAAACTGGCCAATGCGCTGAAATCAGACGCCGTTCGCGAGTTCATCAAAGAAAAATACGAAGGTGCAGTAGTACCGGCATTCTGA
- a CDS encoding CBS domain-containing protein: MRSLKISEVMWNHIEPIRCGTPLTKVVKTLLANHVTGLPVVDDKRQVLGFVSEQDCIHSLLVSNYHSEGEPIVDDVMFHKPLTVSPEMSVIDLAQNLGAGKPKVYPVVDHGKLVGIVTRTAILSQLAKSGNTIEKQRFANAED, encoded by the coding sequence ATGCGCTCACTGAAAATCTCGGAAGTCATGTGGAATCACATTGAGCCTATTCGCTGCGGCACACCGCTGACCAAGGTGGTCAAGACATTGCTGGCCAACCATGTCACCGGTTTGCCGGTGGTGGATGACAAACGTCAGGTTCTGGGTTTTGTGTCGGAGCAGGACTGCATTCATTCCCTGTTGGTGAGCAACTACCACAGCGAGGGCGAACCCATAGTAGACGATGTGATGTTCCATAAACCGCTGACGGTATCGCCGGAGATGTCGGTGATTGATCTGGCGCAGAATCTGGGGGCCGGAAAGCCGAAAGTGTACCCGGTGGTTGATCATGGCAAACTGGTGGGGATTGTCACCCGTACAGCGATATTGTCCCAGCTGGCTAAATCCGGTAATACCATTGAGAAACAGCGGTTTGCCAACGCTGAGGACTGA
- a CDS encoding GGDEF domain-containing protein, giving the protein MFHRLKNDFRLSIITLLGISAIVGITPFVILRFVEGNPLAGFVDLGILSGIVGSLAYAWVTGDTYRSGMFLAIIICAGAVTVGAVMGEAGLFWIFPCLVTTFFLVSSRLAAILNLLSVLALMSIETAFSSTVQMWTFATTATVVSACAYVFAYRNQDQRERLEHLATIDPLTGVKNRRSMDEELDAAAANAERSGLPYALVMLDIDHFKKINDVYGHGVGDNVLTDLVALIERNTRKSDQLFRYGGEEFVLLLPGVDGSSLQAVMNNLQQVLRRHLKYPGGPVTSSFGVALLGHGESVESWLARADEALYQAKETGRDRIVFADKNTQLVAEPA; this is encoded by the coding sequence ATGTTTCATCGGCTAAAAAATGATTTCCGATTATCGATCATCACTTTGCTTGGCATCAGTGCCATCGTTGGCATCACGCCGTTCGTGATCCTGCGATTTGTCGAGGGTAATCCGCTCGCCGGTTTTGTTGATCTCGGGATTCTGTCTGGCATCGTTGGCAGCCTCGCTTATGCCTGGGTCACCGGAGACACATACCGCAGCGGCATGTTCCTGGCGATTATCATCTGCGCGGGCGCGGTCACCGTTGGTGCGGTTATGGGTGAGGCGGGTTTGTTCTGGATATTCCCTTGCCTGGTAACAACCTTCTTTCTTGTATCCAGCCGACTTGCGGCCATTCTGAACCTGCTATCCGTTCTGGCGCTGATGTCGATTGAAACGGCTTTCAGCTCAACGGTTCAAATGTGGACGTTTGCGACCACGGCGACGGTGGTCAGCGCCTGTGCCTATGTCTTTGCCTATCGTAACCAGGATCAGCGGGAACGCTTGGAGCACCTGGCCACTATTGACCCGCTGACCGGTGTCAAGAACCGCCGCTCCATGGATGAGGAGCTGGATGCGGCTGCCGCCAATGCTGAGCGATCCGGGCTACCCTATGCCCTGGTGATGCTTGATATCGACCACTTCAAGAAAATCAACGATGTGTATGGTCATGGCGTCGGTGATAATGTGCTGACGGACTTGGTGGCGCTGATTGAACGCAACACACGAAAGTCTGATCAGCTGTTCCGTTATGGCGGTGAGGAGTTCGTGTTATTGCTGCCCGGTGTGGATGGGTCCAGCCTGCAGGCGGTTATGAACAACCTGCAACAGGTGTTGCGCAGGCATCTCAAGTACCCCGGTGGCCCGGTCACTTCGTCATTTGGTGTCGCCTTGCTGGGCCACGGCGAGAGCGTGGAGAGCTGGTTGGCGAGGGCTGATGAAGCGCTGTATCAGGCCAAGGAGACCGGGCGGGATCGGATTGTATTTGCAGATAAGAACACTCAGTTGGTGGCCGAACCGGCTTGA
- a CDS encoding peroxiredoxin yields the protein MSLRLGDTAPDFEQDSSEGTIRFYDWLGDSWGVLFSHPADFTPVCTTELGLTAKLKDEFAKRGVKAIALSVDPVDSHKDWIKDINETQGCTVNFPIIADHDSKVAKLYDMIHPNADSTLTVRSLFIIDPNKKVRLIITYPASTGRNFNEVLRVIDSLQLTDDHKVATPGNWEKGGDVVIVPSLQDEDEIKQRFPKGYKAVKSYLRMTPDPSSNWSGD from the coding sequence ATGAGTTTGCGTCTTGGAGACACTGCACCGGATTTTGAACAGGATTCCAGCGAAGGCACCATTCGCTTCTATGACTGGCTTGGTGACAGCTGGGGGGTTCTGTTCTCACACCCTGCCGACTTCACACCGGTATGCACCACGGAACTCGGCCTGACCGCCAAACTGAAAGACGAATTCGCCAAACGTGGCGTCAAGGCCATTGCCCTGAGTGTCGACCCGGTTGACTCCCACAAGGACTGGATCAAGGATATCAACGAAACTCAGGGCTGCACCGTCAACTTCCCGATCATTGCCGACCACGACAGCAAGGTGGCCAAGCTGTACGACATGATCCACCCGAACGCCGACAGCACCCTGACCGTGCGTTCGCTGTTTATCATTGATCCGAACAAGAAGGTGCGCCTGATCATTACCTACCCGGCATCCACCGGTCGTAACTTCAACGAGGTGCTGCGGGTTATCGACTCCCTGCAACTGACCGATGACCACAAAGTGGCTACGCCAGGTAACTGGGAAAAAGGCGGCGATGTGGTGATTGTGCCGTCACTGCAGGATGAAGACGAGATCAAACAGCGCTTCCCGAAGGGCTACAAGGCGGTGAAATCCTACCTGCGGATGACTCCAGACCCGTCCTCTAACTGGAGCGGTGACTGA
- a CDS encoding alanine/glycine:cation symporter family protein, whose translation MEPISEFVSQINSLVWGPPMLVMILGVGLFLSIGLKLMPILKLGAGFRLMWSGRARGDEDDGDIPPFQALMTALSATVGTGNIAGVATAVFLGGPGALFWMWLTALVGMATKYGEAVLAVRYREVDERGAHVGGPMYYIRNGLGKKWAWLGVLFAIFASIAAFGIGNTVQANSVADVLSANFGLPHWITGVLLMIMVGLVLIGGIKRIGQVASALVPFMAVSYVLVGLIVLAINASEIPAAVSMVFSYAFSPAAAEGGFAGAAVWAAIRFGVARGIFSNEAGLGSAPIAHAAAQTKNPVKQGMVAMLGTFIDTIIVCSITGLVIITSGAWTSGETGAALTSLAFETGLPGFGNYVVAIALAIFAFTTIIGWSFYGERCIEFLFGVKAIVPYRVLWIVAIPVGATINLGFIWLVADTLNAMMALPNLIALLLLSPVVFKLTREHFEKQKALGVK comes from the coding sequence ATGGAACCCATTTCTGAATTTGTAAGTCAAATCAATAGCCTGGTCTGGGGACCGCCTATGCTGGTGATGATCCTCGGGGTTGGGCTATTTCTCAGTATTGGTCTGAAACTGATGCCAATCCTGAAACTGGGTGCCGGTTTCCGGCTGATGTGGAGCGGCCGTGCCCGCGGTGACGAGGACGATGGTGATATTCCGCCATTCCAGGCCCTGATGACCGCCCTGTCAGCCACCGTAGGCACGGGTAACATTGCAGGGGTTGCCACCGCCGTGTTCCTGGGCGGCCCGGGCGCCCTGTTCTGGATGTGGCTGACCGCCCTGGTGGGCATGGCCACCAAGTACGGCGAGGCCGTGCTGGCCGTGCGCTACCGGGAAGTGGATGAGCGTGGTGCCCATGTGGGCGGCCCCATGTATTACATCCGCAATGGCCTGGGCAAGAAATGGGCCTGGCTTGGGGTGTTGTTCGCGATCTTCGCCTCCATTGCCGCTTTCGGTATCGGCAATACGGTACAAGCCAACTCGGTGGCGGATGTGTTGTCTGCCAACTTCGGCCTGCCCCACTGGATCACCGGCGTTCTGCTGATGATTATGGTGGGCCTGGTGCTGATTGGCGGCATCAAGCGTATTGGCCAGGTGGCCAGTGCCCTGGTGCCATTTATGGCGGTGTCTTACGTGCTGGTTGGCCTGATTGTTCTGGCCATCAATGCCAGTGAAATTCCCGCAGCCGTCAGCATGGTGTTCAGCTATGCCTTCAGCCCGGCCGCAGCCGAGGGGGGCTTTGCCGGTGCCGCTGTCTGGGCGGCTATCCGCTTTGGTGTCGCACGCGGTATCTTCTCCAACGAAGCGGGCCTGGGTTCTGCGCCCATCGCCCATGCCGCCGCCCAGACCAAGAACCCGGTCAAGCAGGGCATGGTCGCCATGCTGGGCACCTTCATCGATACCATCATTGTGTGCAGCATCACCGGCCTGGTGATTATTACCTCCGGCGCCTGGACCTCCGGCGAGACGGGTGCGGCCCTCACCTCCCTGGCCTTTGAAACAGGCCTCCCCGGCTTCGGCAACTACGTGGTAGCGATTGCCCTGGCGATTTTCGCCTTCACCACCATCATTGGCTGGTCGTTCTATGGTGAACGCTGCATCGAGTTCCTGTTTGGTGTGAAGGCCATCGTGCCTTATCGGGTGTTGTGGATTGTCGCCATCCCCGTGGGTGCCACCATCAACCTGGGCTTTATCTGGCTGGTGGCCGACACCCTCAACGCGATGATGGCGCTGCCCAACCTGATCGCCCTGCTGTTACTCAGCCCGGTGGTGTTCAAACTCACCCGGGAGCACTTTGAGAAGCAGAAGGCATTGGGTGTGAAATAG
- a CDS encoding carboxylate/amino acid/amine transporter: MVLLVLVTALWAFSFSLIGEFLAGRVDSDFAVLTRVLLAALVFLPFTRWRGVPGGMKLGILITGMLQFGITYLCLYRSFSYLTVPEVLLFTIFTPLYVTLIDDALFRRFSPVALLAAAIATLGAGIIRYDGLSEDFITGFLLLQVANFTFAAGQVGYKHVMRHYALALPGYRTFGYFFFGALVIALPSFLIFGDADKLPTTSLQWGILGWLGLAASGLGLYLWNRGACEVDAGTLAIMNNALVPAGLLVNLLIWNRDADLMRLMLGGAVIAFSLWVNARFHPRARVLAGP, from the coding sequence ATGGTTCTTCTGGTTCTGGTAACGGCGCTGTGGGCGTTTTCGTTCAGCTTGATCGGCGAGTTCCTGGCTGGCCGGGTAGACAGCGATTTTGCCGTGCTTACCCGTGTGCTGCTGGCGGCCCTGGTGTTTCTGCCCTTCACCCGCTGGCGTGGTGTGCCCGGGGGCATGAAGCTTGGTATTCTGATTACCGGCATGCTGCAGTTCGGTATTACCTACCTTTGTCTGTACCGCTCGTTCAGTTACCTCACGGTGCCTGAAGTGTTGCTGTTCACCATCTTCACCCCTTTGTACGTTACGCTGATTGACGATGCCCTGTTTCGCCGGTTCTCCCCGGTGGCCTTGCTGGCGGCAGCCATCGCTACTCTGGGCGCCGGGATTATTCGCTACGATGGCCTGAGTGAAGATTTCATTACCGGCTTCTTGTTACTGCAAGTGGCTAATTTTACCTTTGCCGCCGGCCAAGTGGGCTACAAACACGTGATGCGCCACTACGCCCTGGCCTTGCCGGGCTACCGTACCTTCGGCTACTTCTTTTTCGGGGCGCTGGTGATCGCCTTGCCGTCGTTCCTGATATTCGGTGATGCTGACAAGCTGCCCACGACCAGTCTTCAGTGGGGCATTCTCGGTTGGCTGGGGCTCGCGGCCTCGGGGCTTGGGCTATACCTGTGGAATCGCGGTGCCTGTGAGGTAGATGCTGGCACCCTGGCGATTATGAACAATGCCCTGGTGCCTGCCGGGTTGCTGGTGAACCTGCTGATCTGGAACCGGGATGCGGACCTCATGCGCCTTATGCTTGGCGGCGCGGTGATCGCGTTTTCACTGTGGGTGAATGCCCGTTTTCATCCCCGGGCAAGGGTCCTGGCCGGGCCCTGA
- the fghA gene encoding S-formylglutathione hydrolase: MELLATNVCFDGEHRRYRHFSATLQCDMEFAVFLPPSALGEKGKPAPVLYWLSGLTCTDQNFMQKAGAQKLAARLGLAIVCPDTSPRGLDLPGEHDSYDFGSGAGFYVNATEQPWAPHYRMYDYVVKELPQLVEDELPLSGERAVSGHSMGGHGALICALKNPGYYKSVSAFAPIANPMACPWGQKALKGYLGDDQSHWEEWDATRLIPTAKERLPLLVDQGTADEFLETQLNPETLADVCETFHHHLNLRMHRGYDHSYFFIASFIEDHLNHHAKALGLA; encoded by the coding sequence ATGGAACTCTTAGCCACCAACGTCTGCTTTGACGGCGAGCACCGCCGCTATCGCCACTTTTCCGCCACGCTCCAGTGCGATATGGAGTTTGCGGTGTTTCTGCCGCCGTCGGCTCTGGGCGAGAAAGGCAAACCAGCGCCAGTGCTGTATTGGTTGTCCGGACTGACCTGCACCGACCAGAATTTTATGCAGAAAGCCGGTGCCCAGAAACTGGCCGCCAGGCTGGGCCTGGCGATTGTGTGCCCGGATACCAGCCCCCGGGGCCTGGACCTGCCTGGCGAGCACGACAGTTACGATTTTGGCAGTGGCGCGGGCTTTTACGTGAATGCCACAGAACAGCCCTGGGCACCCCACTACCGCATGTACGATTACGTGGTGAAGGAGTTGCCCCAACTGGTCGAGGATGAGTTGCCGCTCAGCGGCGAACGGGCAGTCAGCGGCCATTCCATGGGCGGTCACGGAGCTTTGATCTGTGCCCTGAAGAATCCGGGGTATTACAAATCGGTATCGGCGTTCGCGCCAATTGCCAACCCGATGGCGTGCCCATGGGGGCAGAAAGCCCTGAAGGGTTATCTTGGAGATGACCAGAGCCACTGGGAAGAATGGGATGCGACCCGCCTGATTCCGACCGCAAAGGAGCGGCTGCCGCTACTTGTGGACCAGGGCACGGCCGATGAGTTTCTGGAAACCCAGCTGAACCCGGAAACGTTAGCGGATGTCTGTGAGACGTTCCATCACCACCTCAACCTTCGCATGCACCGTGGGTACGACCACAGCTATTTCTTCATTGCCTCGTTCATTGAGGATCACCTGAATCATCACGCCAAGGCTTTGGGATTGGCATGA
- a CDS encoding methionine ABC transporter permease has protein sequence MEALMETLMGNVDWLEIGWASWDTLVMVGMSLLFSVLIGLPIGVLLFLFGKRQLLEQPVAYAVLSFVVNVLRSVPFIILLIVMIPFTVLLIGTSLGVAGAIPPLVAGGAPFFARLVETSLREVDRGIIEATQAMGANVRQIIFGALLPEALPGIIAGITVTAITLVSYAAMSGVIGGGGLGDLAIRFGYQRFQTDVMVITVALLVIFVQVLQMVGDRLVLYFSRK, from the coding sequence ATGGAAGCTTTAATGGAAACCCTCATGGGCAACGTCGACTGGCTGGAAATCGGCTGGGCCAGCTGGGACACCCTGGTGATGGTGGGCATGTCCCTGCTGTTCAGCGTACTGATCGGCCTGCCCATTGGCGTATTATTGTTCCTGTTCGGCAAACGCCAGCTCCTGGAACAACCGGTGGCCTACGCGGTGTTGTCGTTCGTGGTCAACGTACTGCGTTCCGTGCCTTTCATCATCCTGCTGATCGTGATGATCCCGTTCACCGTACTGCTCATTGGCACGTCACTGGGCGTGGCCGGCGCCATCCCGCCACTGGTGGCTGGCGGTGCCCCCTTCTTCGCCCGCCTGGTGGAAACCTCCCTGCGGGAAGTCGACCGCGGCATCATCGAAGCCACTCAGGCCATGGGTGCTAACGTGCGCCAGATCATCTTCGGCGCCTTGCTGCCGGAAGCGCTTCCGGGCATCATCGCCGGTATTACCGTGACGGCCATCACCCTGGTCTCCTACGCGGCCATGTCTGGCGTCATCGGTGGCGGCGGCCTGGGCGACCTGGCCATCCGCTTCGGTTACCAGCGTTTCCAGACCGACGTGATGGTGATCACCGTCGCGTTACTGGTGATTTTCGTACAAGTACTCCAGATGGTTGGTGATCGTCTGGTGCTGTATTTCAGCAGAAAGTAA
- a CDS encoding methionine ABC transporter ATP-binding protein, whose protein sequence is MIVFDQVQKSYQVAGRAIPALHPTSMTIETGEVFGIVGHSGAGKSTLVRLINLLEPPTGGRILIDDEDITRYNSAELRAFRRKVGMIFQHFNLLSSKTVADNIAFPMKLAGIYSKTEIRERVQELLARVSLTDHADKYPSQLSGGQKQRVGIARALACRPTILLCDEATSALDPQTTQSVLKLLSDINKELGLTIVLITHEMDVVRRVCDRVAVMDAGRVVEMGPVSEVFLHPQHPTTRDFVFESENIDRNELQEDLQKAEGRILRLTFKGESTYKPLLGSVARESGVDFSILSGRIDHIKDTPYGQLTLSLVGGDLDVAMQALEAADVHVEVVR, encoded by the coding sequence GTGATTGTATTTGACCAGGTACAGAAGTCATACCAGGTGGCCGGCCGGGCGATCCCCGCGCTGCACCCTACCAGTATGACCATTGAAACCGGCGAGGTATTCGGCATCGTCGGCCATTCCGGCGCGGGTAAATCCACCCTCGTAAGGCTGATCAACCTGCTGGAACCGCCCACCGGCGGCCGCATCCTGATCGATGACGAAGACATTACCCGGTACAACTCTGCGGAACTGAGAGCCTTCCGCCGCAAAGTGGGCATGATCTTCCAGCACTTCAACCTGCTGTCGTCCAAAACCGTGGCAGACAACATCGCGTTTCCGATGAAGCTGGCGGGCATCTACAGCAAAACCGAGATACGGGAGCGGGTACAGGAACTGCTGGCCCGGGTGAGCCTGACCGACCACGCCGACAAGTATCCGTCTCAGCTGTCCGGGGGCCAGAAACAACGCGTTGGTATCGCCCGTGCCCTGGCCTGCCGCCCCACCATTCTGCTATGCGACGAGGCCACCAGCGCACTGGACCCGCAAACCACCCAGTCGGTGCTGAAACTGCTGAGTGACATTAACAAAGAGCTGGGCCTGACCATTGTCTTGATCACCCACGAAATGGATGTGGTACGCCGGGTGTGCGATCGGGTAGCCGTAATGGACGCTGGTCGCGTCGTGGAAATGGGCCCGGTGAGCGAGGTGTTCCTGCACCCCCAGCATCCCACCACCCGGGATTTTGTGTTCGAAAGCGAAAACATCGACCGCAACGAACTCCAGGAAGACCTGCAGAAAGCCGAAGGCCGCATCCTGCGCCTGACCTTCAAGGGCGAATCCACCTACAAACCCCTGCTGGGCAGCGTGGCAAGGGAATCCGGCGTAGACTTCAGCATCCTCTCCGGCCGGATCGATCACATCAAAGACACCCCCTACGGCCAGCTGACCCTGTCACTGGTGGGCGGTGATCTCGACGTCGCCATGCAGGCGCTGGAAGCCGCCGATGTTCACGTGGAGGTAGTGCGCTGA